The Ananas comosus cultivar F153 linkage group 7, ASM154086v1, whole genome shotgun sequence genome has a window encoding:
- the LOC109713517 gene encoding uncharacterized protein LOC109713517 isoform X3 — MPKCFLLAARRRASELLPGRACFRALSSALASSSPNIPTSSYCSDEIEGEEWMAEWEEEEEEEGGAEPAIGDGGDGGGVALGDVEWGEQALSVAREVLQLHFDDDLAMFAFKVSPRGYVYVRLDKLTKEFGCPAIEEIEKFNSLYKQRLDEMVERGEIPLDLAIEVSSPGAERLLKVPEDLDRFKEMPMRVQYMEEDPTSRHQQQKDGIFMLEVIDVETGRCAWKLADVKENRAEAGRGRPLSRKQKDWRISLPFDTIKRVMLYLKN; from the exons ATGCCGAAGTGCTTCCTGCTTGCCGCGAGGCGGCGCGCTTCTGAACTTCTCCCCGGCCGCGCTTGCTTTCGCGCACTCTCATCCGCGCTCGCGTCTTCCTCTCCGAACATCCCCACCTCCTCCTACTGCT CAGATGAAATTGAAGGGGAGGAGTGGATGGCTGaatgggaagaagaagaagaagaagagggaggtgCGGAGCCTGCG ATTGGGGATGGAGGGGACGGGGGCGGAGTTGCACTCGGCGACGTCGAATGGGGCGAACAGGCCCTCTCCGTAGCTCGCGAGGTCCTTCAACTCCATTTTGATGACGATTTGGCCATGTTTGCTTTCAAGGTTTCGCCCCGAGGGTACGTCTACGTGCGGCTGGATAAGCTTACAAAAGA ATTTGGGTGCCCTGCGATCGAGGAAATCGAGAAATTTAACAGCCTTTACAAGCAGAGATTGGATGAGATGGTAGAGCGCGGAGAAATTCCTTTGGATTTGGCGATAGAG GTATCATCGCCTGGGGCTGAGCGACTGTTGAAGGTTCCGGAAGACTTGGATCGCTTCAAAGAGATGCCCATGAGAGTGCAATACATGGAAGAAGATCCGACTTCAAGGCACCAGCAACAGAAGGATGGGATTTTCATGTTGGAGGTAATTGATGTCGAGACGGGCCGTTGCGCGTGGAAGCTTGCTGATGTCAAGGAGAACAGAGCAGAGGCAGGGAGAGGAAGGCCATTAAGCAGGAAGCAGAAAGATTGGAGAATATCACTACCATTTGACACAATAAAGAGGGTGATGTTGTACTTGAAAAATTAA
- the LOC109713517 gene encoding uncharacterized protein LOC109713517 isoform X1 produces MPKCFLLAARRRASELLPGRACFRALSSALASSSPNIPTSSYCCNARASPLLTRFSTTTTTTTTTTTTTIHPASFRFFSTTTREPDRGPADEIEGEEWMAEWEEEEEEEGGAEPAIGDGGDGGGVALGDVEWGEQALSVAREVLQLHFDDDLAMFAFKVSPRGYVYVRLDKLTKEFGCPAIEEIEKFNSLYKQRLDEMVERGEIPLDLAIEVSSPGAERLLKVPEDLDRFKEMPMRVQYMEEDPTSRHQQQKDGIFMLEVIDVETGRCAWKLADVKENRAEAGRGRPLSRKQKDWRISLPFDTIKRVMLYLKN; encoded by the exons ATGCCGAAGTGCTTCCTGCTTGCCGCGAGGCGGCGCGCTTCTGAACTTCTCCCCGGCCGCGCTTGCTTTCGCGCACTCTCATCCGCGCTCGCGTCTTCCTCTCCGAACATCCCCACCTCCTCCTACTGCTGTAACGCTCGCGCTTCTCCATTACTAACTCGCTtctctactactactactactactactactactactactaccaccATCCATCCCGCTTCGTTCCGATTCTTCTCCACAACAACGAGAGAACCAGATCGAGGACCAG CAGATGAAATTGAAGGGGAGGAGTGGATGGCTGaatgggaagaagaagaagaagaagagggaggtgCGGAGCCTGCG ATTGGGGATGGAGGGGACGGGGGCGGAGTTGCACTCGGCGACGTCGAATGGGGCGAACAGGCCCTCTCCGTAGCTCGCGAGGTCCTTCAACTCCATTTTGATGACGATTTGGCCATGTTTGCTTTCAAGGTTTCGCCCCGAGGGTACGTCTACGTGCGGCTGGATAAGCTTACAAAAGA ATTTGGGTGCCCTGCGATCGAGGAAATCGAGAAATTTAACAGCCTTTACAAGCAGAGATTGGATGAGATGGTAGAGCGCGGAGAAATTCCTTTGGATTTGGCGATAGAG GTATCATCGCCTGGGGCTGAGCGACTGTTGAAGGTTCCGGAAGACTTGGATCGCTTCAAAGAGATGCCCATGAGAGTGCAATACATGGAAGAAGATCCGACTTCAAGGCACCAGCAACAGAAGGATGGGATTTTCATGTTGGAGGTAATTGATGTCGAGACGGGCCGTTGCGCGTGGAAGCTTGCTGATGTCAAGGAGAACAGAGCAGAGGCAGGGAGAGGAAGGCCATTAAGCAGGAAGCAGAAAGATTGGAGAATATCACTACCATTTGACACAATAAAGAGGGTGATGTTGTACTTGAAAAATTAA
- the LOC109713517 gene encoding uncharacterized protein LOC109713517 isoform X2 — protein MPKCFLLAARRRASELLPGRACFRALSSALASSSPNIPTSSYCCNARASPLLTRFSTTTTTTTTTTTTTIHPASFRFFSTTTREPDRGPDEIEGEEWMAEWEEEEEEEGGAEPAIGDGGDGGGVALGDVEWGEQALSVAREVLQLHFDDDLAMFAFKVSPRGYVYVRLDKLTKEFGCPAIEEIEKFNSLYKQRLDEMVERGEIPLDLAIEVSSPGAERLLKVPEDLDRFKEMPMRVQYMEEDPTSRHQQQKDGIFMLEVIDVETGRCAWKLADVKENRAEAGRGRPLSRKQKDWRISLPFDTIKRVMLYLKN, from the exons ATGCCGAAGTGCTTCCTGCTTGCCGCGAGGCGGCGCGCTTCTGAACTTCTCCCCGGCCGCGCTTGCTTTCGCGCACTCTCATCCGCGCTCGCGTCTTCCTCTCCGAACATCCCCACCTCCTCCTACTGCTGTAACGCTCGCGCTTCTCCATTACTAACTCGCTtctctactactactactactactactactactactactaccaccATCCATCCCGCTTCGTTCCGATTCTTCTCCACAACAACGAGAGAACCAGATCGAGGACCAG ATGAAATTGAAGGGGAGGAGTGGATGGCTGaatgggaagaagaagaagaagaagagggaggtgCGGAGCCTGCG ATTGGGGATGGAGGGGACGGGGGCGGAGTTGCACTCGGCGACGTCGAATGGGGCGAACAGGCCCTCTCCGTAGCTCGCGAGGTCCTTCAACTCCATTTTGATGACGATTTGGCCATGTTTGCTTTCAAGGTTTCGCCCCGAGGGTACGTCTACGTGCGGCTGGATAAGCTTACAAAAGA ATTTGGGTGCCCTGCGATCGAGGAAATCGAGAAATTTAACAGCCTTTACAAGCAGAGATTGGATGAGATGGTAGAGCGCGGAGAAATTCCTTTGGATTTGGCGATAGAG GTATCATCGCCTGGGGCTGAGCGACTGTTGAAGGTTCCGGAAGACTTGGATCGCTTCAAAGAGATGCCCATGAGAGTGCAATACATGGAAGAAGATCCGACTTCAAGGCACCAGCAACAGAAGGATGGGATTTTCATGTTGGAGGTAATTGATGTCGAGACGGGCCGTTGCGCGTGGAAGCTTGCTGATGTCAAGGAGAACAGAGCAGAGGCAGGGAGAGGAAGGCCATTAAGCAGGAAGCAGAAAGATTGGAGAATATCACTACCATTTGACACAATAAAGAGGGTGATGTTGTACTTGAAAAATTAA
- the LOC109712404 gene encoding ABC transporter I family member 10, chloroplastic isoform X3: MLFSLFRSFPSHPRPQITTNLKPPRSRRRLLLLRRRRRRRNRGARRELRREREAREGARPHPQGLLAPRPSRRALDASRPQWLRQVHPSQGLLEPTEGTVLVNRPCSFVFQNPDHQVVMPTVEADVAFGLGKFKLSLDEVKARVSKALDAVGMLDYSQRPIQTLSGGQKQRVAIAGALAEACKVLLLDELTTFLDEYDQIGVIKAVKNSVAGSGEVAALWVTHRLEELKYADGAIYMEEGQIVIHGDVASISKFLKEKQARYRDFLNL; this comes from the exons ATGCTCTTCTCCCTCTTCCGTTCCTTTCCCTCCCATCCACGCCCCCAAATCACTACCAATCTCAAG CCGCCGCGctcgcgccgccgcctcctcctcctccgccgccgccgccgccgccgcaatcGAGGTGCGCGGCGTGAGCTTCGCCGTGAACGCGAAGCGCGGGAGGGCGCTCGTCCCCATCCTCAGGGATTGCTCGCTCCGCGTCCCTCCCGGCGAGCTCTGGATGCTTCTCGGCCCCAATGGCTGCGGCAAGTCCACCCTTCTCAAG GTCTTCTAGAGCCAACTGAAGGAACAGTGCTTGTAAATAGGCCATGCAGCTTCGTCTTTCAGAATCCTGATCACCAG GTGGTGATGCCCACTGTGGAAGCAGATGTTGCATTTGGTCTTGGTAAGTTCAAGCTTTCACTAGATGAAGTTAAAGCAAGAGTATCGAAAGCTTTAGACGCCGTCGGCATGTTGGACTACTCACAA AGGCCAATTCAAACTCTCAGTGGGGGTCAGAAACAAAGAGTTGCAATTGCAGGTGCCTTAGCCGAAGCATGTAAAGTGCTATTACTAGACGAGCTGACCACATTTTTGGATGAATATGACCAG ATAGGTGTAATAAAGGCGGTGAAGAACTCCGTGGCTGGTTCTGGCGAAGTTGCTGCACTATGGGTGACACATCGCTTAGAAGAACTTAAATATGCTGATGGTGCTATTTACATGGAAGAAGGGCAAATTGTGATCCATGGAGATGTTGCTAGCATCTCCAAATTTCTGAAAGAGAAACAAGCTCGCTATAGGGATTTCCTTAATCTTTAG
- the LOC109712404 gene encoding ABC transporter I family member 10, chloroplastic isoform X2, translated as MRRPHLHLACSSPSSVPFPPIHAPKSLPISSRRARAAASSSSAAAAAAAIEVRGVSFAVNAKRGRALVPILRDCSLRVPPGELWMLLGPNGCGKSTLLKVLAGLLEPTEGTVLVNRPCSFVFQNPDHQVVMPTVEADVAFGLGKFKLSLDEVKARVSKALDAVGMLDYSQRPIQTLSGGQKQRVAIAGALAEACKVLLLDELTTFLDEYDQIGVIKAVKNSVAGSGEVAALWVTHRLEELKYADGAIYMEEGQIVIHGDVASISKFLKEKQARYRDFLNL; from the exons ATGCGGCGACCGCATCTGCATTTGGCATGCTCTTCTCCCTCTTCCGTTCCTTTCCCTCCCATCCACGCCCCCAAATCACTACCAATCTCAAG CCGCCGCGctcgcgccgccgcctcctcctcctccgccgccgccgccgccgccgcaatcGAGGTGCGCGGCGTGAGCTTCGCCGTGAACGCGAAGCGCGGGAGGGCGCTCGTCCCCATCCTCAGGGATTGCTCGCTCCGCGTCCCTCCCGGCGAGCTCTGGATGCTTCTCGGCCCCAATGGCTGCGGCAAGTCCACCCTTCTCAAG GTGTTGGCAGGTCTTCTAGAGCCAACTGAAGGAACAGTGCTTGTAAATAGGCCATGCAGCTTCGTCTTTCAGAATCCTGATCACCAG GTGGTGATGCCCACTGTGGAAGCAGATGTTGCATTTGGTCTTGGTAAGTTCAAGCTTTCACTAGATGAAGTTAAAGCAAGAGTATCGAAAGCTTTAGACGCCGTCGGCATGTTGGACTACTCACAA AGGCCAATTCAAACTCTCAGTGGGGGTCAGAAACAAAGAGTTGCAATTGCAGGTGCCTTAGCCGAAGCATGTAAAGTGCTATTACTAGACGAGCTGACCACATTTTTGGATGAATATGACCAG ATAGGTGTAATAAAGGCGGTGAAGAACTCCGTGGCTGGTTCTGGCGAAGTTGCTGCACTATGGGTGACACATCGCTTAGAAGAACTTAAATATGCTGATGGTGCTATTTACATGGAAGAAGGGCAAATTGTGATCCATGGAGATGTTGCTAGCATCTCCAAATTTCTGAAAGAGAAACAAGCTCGCTATAGGGATTTCCTTAATCTTTAG
- the LOC109712404 gene encoding ABC transporter I family member 10, chloroplastic isoform X4 yields the protein MHSPSPSPSPSPFSLLPHLRSNPRLTDDAAAACSRRARAAASSSSAAAAAAAIEVRGVSFAVNAKRGRALVPILRDCSLRVPPGELWMLLGPNGCGKSTLLKVVMPTVEADVAFGLGKFKLSLDEVKARVSKALDAVGMLDYSQRPIQTLSGGQKQRVAIAGALAEACKVLLLDELTTFLDEYDQIGVIKAVKNSVAGSGEVAALWVTHRLEELKYADGAIYMEEGQIVIHGDVASISKFLKEKQARYRDFLNL from the exons ATGcactctccctctccctctccctctccttctcctttctcgCTTCTCCCGCACCTTCGCTCGAACCCTAGACTCACCGATGATGCCGCCGCCGCTTGCAGCCGCCGCGctcgcgccgccgcctcctcctcctccgccgccgccgccgccgccgcaatcGAGGTGCGCGGCGTGAGCTTCGCCGTGAACGCGAAGCGCGGGAGGGCGCTCGTCCCCATCCTCAGGGATTGCTCGCTCCGCGTCCCTCCCGGCGAGCTCTGGATGCTTCTCGGCCCCAATGGCTGCGGCAAGTCCACCCTTCTCAAG GTGGTGATGCCCACTGTGGAAGCAGATGTTGCATTTGGTCTTGGTAAGTTCAAGCTTTCACTAGATGAAGTTAAAGCAAGAGTATCGAAAGCTTTAGACGCCGTCGGCATGTTGGACTACTCACAA AGGCCAATTCAAACTCTCAGTGGGGGTCAGAAACAAAGAGTTGCAATTGCAGGTGCCTTAGCCGAAGCATGTAAAGTGCTATTACTAGACGAGCTGACCACATTTTTGGATGAATATGACCAG ATAGGTGTAATAAAGGCGGTGAAGAACTCCGTGGCTGGTTCTGGCGAAGTTGCTGCACTATGGGTGACACATCGCTTAGAAGAACTTAAATATGCTGATGGTGCTATTTACATGGAAGAAGGGCAAATTGTGATCCATGGAGATGTTGCTAGCATCTCCAAATTTCTGAAAGAGAAACAAGCTCGCTATAGGGATTTCCTTAATCTTTAG
- the LOC109712404 gene encoding ABC transporter I family member 10, chloroplastic isoform X1, which yields MHSPSPSPSPSPFSLLPHLRSNPRLTDDAAAACSRRARAAASSSSAAAAAAAIEVRGVSFAVNAKRGRALVPILRDCSLRVPPGELWMLLGPNGCGKSTLLKVLAGLLEPTEGTVLVNRPCSFVFQNPDHQVVMPTVEADVAFGLGKFKLSLDEVKARVSKALDAVGMLDYSQRPIQTLSGGQKQRVAIAGALAEACKVLLLDELTTFLDEYDQIGVIKAVKNSVAGSGEVAALWVTHRLEELKYADGAIYMEEGQIVIHGDVASISKFLKEKQARYRDFLNL from the exons ATGcactctccctctccctctccctctccttctcctttctcgCTTCTCCCGCACCTTCGCTCGAACCCTAGACTCACCGATGATGCCGCCGCCGCTTGCAGCCGCCGCGctcgcgccgccgcctcctcctcctccgccgccgccgccgccgccgcaatcGAGGTGCGCGGCGTGAGCTTCGCCGTGAACGCGAAGCGCGGGAGGGCGCTCGTCCCCATCCTCAGGGATTGCTCGCTCCGCGTCCCTCCCGGCGAGCTCTGGATGCTTCTCGGCCCCAATGGCTGCGGCAAGTCCACCCTTCTCAAG GTGTTGGCAGGTCTTCTAGAGCCAACTGAAGGAACAGTGCTTGTAAATAGGCCATGCAGCTTCGTCTTTCAGAATCCTGATCACCAG GTGGTGATGCCCACTGTGGAAGCAGATGTTGCATTTGGTCTTGGTAAGTTCAAGCTTTCACTAGATGAAGTTAAAGCAAGAGTATCGAAAGCTTTAGACGCCGTCGGCATGTTGGACTACTCACAA AGGCCAATTCAAACTCTCAGTGGGGGTCAGAAACAAAGAGTTGCAATTGCAGGTGCCTTAGCCGAAGCATGTAAAGTGCTATTACTAGACGAGCTGACCACATTTTTGGATGAATATGACCAG ATAGGTGTAATAAAGGCGGTGAAGAACTCCGTGGCTGGTTCTGGCGAAGTTGCTGCACTATGGGTGACACATCGCTTAGAAGAACTTAAATATGCTGATGGTGCTATTTACATGGAAGAAGGGCAAATTGTGATCCATGGAGATGTTGCTAGCATCTCCAAATTTCTGAAAGAGAAACAAGCTCGCTATAGGGATTTCCTTAATCTTTAG
- the LOC109713414 gene encoding protein unc-45 homolog A translates to MATATTAETVTTTTKTALSKIERAHQMYREGRHEEALGLYTEALAMAKTKAQKIALHSNRAACYLKLHDFKKAAEECTAVLELDYEHTGALMLRAQTLVTLKDYQSALFDVNRLIELNPSSEVYRNLYARLKTQLSLAPIPESDEEMLYLEEDKEEEEEEAASSKVNKNDESSIIKSVSPVTKAPKPESFTNKIPAKPKADSTITKSVPSVTQALKLESSTNKIPAKPNGWEAIPKPKGHSGLDYSRWDKVEDDSSEEEDDDVEEQQPQYRFRVRTVGVRPVK, encoded by the exons atggcgacggcgacgacggcggagacggtgacgacgacgacgaagacagCGTTGAGCAAGATCGAGAGGGCTCACCAGATGTACCGCGAGGGGAGGCACGAAGAAGCCCTAGGGCTCTACACGGAGGCTCTCGCCATGGCCAAGACCAAGGCGCAGAAGATCGCCCTCCACAGCAATCGCGCCGCGTGTTACCTCAAGCTCCACGATTTCAAGAAG GCAGCAGAAGAATGTACAGCAGTTCTTGAATTGGACTACGAACACACAGGAGCTTTGATGTTGCGCGCGCAAACGTTGGTTACCCTCAAGGACTACCAATCAGCACTTTTCGATGTGAATAGGCTGATTGAGCTAAATCCATCATCTGAAGTGTATCGGAACCTATATGCGCGATTAAAGACACAGCTC TCTCTAGCTCCAATTCCAGAATCTGACGAAGAAATGTTGTATCTCGAGgaagataaagaagaagaagaagaagaagctgcgTCTTCAAAAGTGAACAAAAACGATGAGTCTTCCATCATTAAATCCGTATCGCCTGTAACTAAGGCTCCTAAGCCTGAATCCTTTACTAATAAAATTCCTGCAAAACCAAAGGCCGACTCTACCATCACTAAATCCGTACCATCTGTTACTCAGGCTCTTAAGCTTGAGTCCTCTACTAATAAAATTCCTGCAAAACCAAATGGTTGGGAGGCAATACCAAAGCCGAAAGGGCACTCAGGGCTTGATTACTCGAGATGGGACAAGGTTGAAGATGATTCTAGtgaagaggaagatgatgatGTAGAAGAGCAGCAACCTCAGTATCGGTTCCGTGTTAGAACTGTTGGTGTGCGGCCCGTGAAGTGA